GCTCGGGCAGACGCAGTCCCGGCTGGCGTCGTGGCAGTCGGCGATGTTCCTGGAGTTCCTCGGTGCGTCCAAGCTGTCCGCGGACGAGTCGATCGAGGTCGCGGGCCTGCTGCTGCCCGCGATGGAGCGGCTGCAGACGTACGTCTGGCGCCGGCACCTGGCCGCGGCGGCCGGGCGGGCGGTGGCGGGGTCCGACGAGCTGGCGCGCGGCGTGCGGGCGGTCGGGTTCGCGGACATCGTCAGCTACACACGCCTGACGCGGCGGCTGACCGAGTCCGAGCTCGGGGAGCTGATCGAGAAGTTCGAGGGTACGGCCGCCGACGTGGTCGCGCTGAACGGCGGCCGGGTGATCAAGTCGATGGGCGACGAGGTGCTGTTCGTGGCCGACACCGCCGCGCAGGGCGCCGCGGTCGCGCTCGCGCTGCAGGACGCGGTGAACGCCGACGAGGACCTTCCCGAGCTGCGGATCGGGCTCGCGTACGGCACGATCCTGATCCGGCTCGGCGACGTGTACGGCGAGGTGGTCAACCTGGCCGCCCGTCTCACCACGGAATGCAAACCCGGCCGGGTCCTCGCCGACCGCGAACTCGCCGCAGCCCTTGACGGCCACACGTCGTACGCCATCCACCGCCTCCGCCGCGTCGCCGTCCGCGGCTACCGCCATTTGGTCCCGTACGCGATCCAGCGCGCGGACTGAACTACGGTTCGGTCTGTGCGGGAGATCAAGACGCCGGCTGAGCTGGAGCTGGTGAGTGCGGGCGACCCGATGATCGGCTGGGCGGCTCAGGGTTTCGCCGCCGGTGTCCGGGCCTGGTGTGCGGGATCCGCGGTGGCGGTCGCGTCACCGGACGTGTCGAAACATGATCGGCTCGCGGTGATCGGCCCGGTCGACGACGCGGTGCGGTTGACCGCCGACGTGCTCGCCGAGGTCGGTCCGACGTACCGGCCGTTCGGTGACGAGGCGCTGATCCGTGAGCTGGCGGAGCGGGTGCCGGGGGTGAGGTTCTCGGCGTCGTTCGGGTGGATGGACGCGGACACGCTCCCGGACCTCACCACGACGGCTGCCTGGCTGGACGATGACTCCGGCCTCGAAGCGTTGCTGATCGAGGCGTCGCCCTCGTCGTACGCGTGGCCCGGGCAGTCCGGCGTACGGCGATGGGCTGCTGTGACGGGCTCAGACGGTGAGCTGTTGAGTATCGCCGCGGATGCGTGGAGCGCGCCCGAGGTCGGGTTCCTCGCCGGGGTCGCGACGCATCCTGTTGCCCGGGGCAAGGGGCTGTCGCGGCAGGTGTGCGGGTTCGTGACCGCCGAGCTGGTCAAGCGCCACGGGCGAGTCGGGCTGATGGTGGACGGCGACAACGCGCCCGCGATCAAGGTCTACGAACGCCTGGGCTACACGTACCGCCGGGTCGCGGCGGCGTCAGTACGCTCCTAGAGCCGTCCGCTCGTCGTCGGTGACCGGGCGGATCCACAGCACGCCCGGAGCCTCGGACGCAACCATCCTGGGCAGAATCGTGCGCAGCAGGTCGATCGGCGGCGTCTGTGGCTGCGTCTGACGGGCCGCGCCGTACTGCTCGAGCACCCGGGCCAGGTCGAGTGCCAGGCGGTTGGTGTGCAGGCTCGGATCGGGTGCGCCGACGGTGGCGTCGACCAGGCCGTCACCGTTCCAGGACGCGAGGGTGACGCGCCGGTCCGGGTGCTGCATCAGCACGTCCATCACCAGATCGGCGAACGCGGACGTGTCCATCCCGTCCACGCCCTCGTCGGGGAACCAGTCGTGCCGCAGGTGCAGCACCCCCGGCTGCTCCTTGTCAGCGCACTCGTCGAGCAACCGGCCGACCGAGCTCATCGGGTACGACACCGCATCCGGGCCGAGGGCAACGAACCGCTGTGCCAGCAGGTAGAGCGAGATGACGGTGTACGGCGCGAACAGCGTGACCTCGGCGTGCTCGCTGTGCACGGCGATCGGGCCGTCCTTGCTTTTGTGGTACGACTGCAGCCCCTCCATCAGGGCCTTCTCCTGCTGCTCGGTGAGCTGGCTTTCCCATTCCCACTTGCGCAGCACTGCGAAGTCCTCGTCGGTGTTCAGGTCGTCGTCAGGGCCGGTCGACGCCCACCACAGCACTAGACCGACAACGACTATGGCGACGGCGGCGATGACACCGAGAATCCACACGAGCGAGTACCTCACAGAGCAGGGGCGGGCAGCGAAGCCAGTCACCCTAGTCCGCGCGTCGGGTCACCTGGTCGGCTTCGCGGTGACCGTCGCGCCCGGTGTTCCAGTGGGCTTGGCCGTGGTCGGGACGACGCTCGGTGTGCTGCTCGCGGTCGGGCCGGCACTTGGTGTGGGCGACGTCGTCCGGGTGGCCGGGGCGGGTGGTGGGACGAACGGCGCCTTGGTGGTGTCCTTGCAGTTGTCCGGGCCGATGTCGCCGTTCTCGTCGGGGACGATCACGGCCTGCGGGAACAGGTTGCTGGTGGTGTCCCGCGCCTCCTGGCCGTAGTTGGTCGCGCAGTCCTGCAGTTCCATGCTGATCGGCTTGCCGTCCTGGTCGTACAGCCGGACCGCCACCTGCTTGCCCTGGGCATCGAACGGGTAGATGTTCGAGACCGTGGAACCGTTCACCACCACGCCGTTGGTCGGCGGTTCGTAGCTCCCCGAGCTGCCGCGGTAGTCGTTGTAGTTGTCCAGGAACCCGAACGACGCACCGACGTACGCCGCGGCCAGGAACGCCGGCACCGCGACCGCCGCGACGACGTTCAGCGGTACGACGTACCACAGCCACCGCCGGTCCTTCTGGGTCCGGCGACCGATCCAGATCGAGACCGCCGCGCCGGCGATCGCTCCGACCACGGTCACCGAGGCGGCGCCGAACAGCGCGAAGAACCCGCCCGCGCCGATCATGCCGCGCGCGACCCACCAGACCGGTTGGCCGATCGTCACCAGCTCGTGCCGGGCGTTCGGCGGGACCTGGTCGATCCAGCCGCGCACCGCCGTCGCCCACTGCGCGCCTCGCGGGGTGTCCAGGACGATCCGCGGGTCGTTGCCGTGCAACGCCCGTACGCCGAGGAAGGCCGCGACGAACAGCACGCCGAGCCCGAGCAGCCCGAAGAACGCCGTCTCGTCGTGCGACCACGCGAAGATGCTGATGGCAACGAAGAACGGCCCGACCGTGCCGGCGATCAGGCCCCAGCGCAGCGCCTTCCAGCCGGACGCGAGGTAGTCCTGGCTGACCGGCTCGGTGCGTGCCGGATAGCCCGCCGCGGTCCGCAGTTCGTCGGCGTACTGCCGCGGCGTCCCCAGGCGCACCTGCAGGTCGCTCAAGGTCGGCTCGGCGTCGAACTCGCCCGCAACCTCGGTGAGGTGGTCGGTGACGTCCTGGAGCACGTCCTCCAGTTCGCCCGGCGGCAGGTCACTGAGCTCGGCTCGCACCTGCGTCAGGTAGATCGCGACCGCTCCGGTCAGAGTGCTGTTCACGCGGCCTCCTCCTCCAGCAGCACCGACATCGTGTCGGCGAAGTGATTCCAGGTCTTGGTCGATCGGGCCAGCAGCTCGTGGCCGGTCTTGTTCAGCCCGTAGTACTTGCGGTGCGGGCCTTCCTCGCTCGGTTGCACGTACGACGTCAGCGCGCCGGCCTGGAACAGCCGGCGGAGCGTCCCGTACACGGAGGCGTCCGCGACGTCCTCGAGTCCCGCGGCGCGCAGCCGGCGGAGTACGTCGTACCCGTAGCCGTCGGCGTCCCGCAGTACGGCGAGCACTGCGAGATCCAGTACGCCCTTGAGCAGCTGGCTCGTATCCATCGCAACCTCCTCCGGCACCGGCGGTGCTCCGCTGAGAAGACTACTACACATTGTGGAGTACTCCGTTAACCACTCAGACGTTCCGCAATTTCGATCAAGTCCGAGGCGGGGTGATGGGGGCACAGTGGTGGGCATGGCGGATGTGTTCGAGGAGTTCGTGGCGGTGGTCGCGGCCGGTTTGCACGGTCCCGACGGTCCGGTGAACGGAGCGGGGCTGGCAGGACGGGTGCATCTGTCGCGGTTCCACTTCGATCGGGTGATCGGTGCGGTGGCCGGTGAGTCGCCGTTCGCGTTCCGGCGGCGGGTGCTGCTGGAGCGGGCGGCGTACCGGTTGCTGGCCGAGCCGGTCGCCGTACTCGAGGTCGCGATCGAGGCCGGGTACGGGTCGCACGAGGCGTTCACGCGGGCGTTCGCCAGGGCCTATGGGATGTCGCCACGCGAGTGGCGACGGGAAGCGTCGCGGGTGTTCTTCCTCGCGGCGCCCAGTGGAGTGCATTTCCAGCCGCCGGCCGGGCTCCGGCTGCCGGCACGTCGAAAGGTGAGAGGCATGGACGTACTTGTCAGGATGGTCGAGCACCACGTGTGGCTGACCGGCGAGATGATCGAACGCGGCGCGCGCCTGGACGCCGCCACCTTGGATCGGCCGATCGAGCTGTCCGTCGAAGGAATCGACGACGACATCTCGATCCGCTACCTACTGGACCGCCTGGTCTGGCAGGAGGAGATGTGGCTGGCGTCCGTCGAGGACCGCCCGTTCCAGGTTCCCGAGTGCGGCCGCCAGGTCGTCACCCCGATCCCCGAACTCCGCACCCGCCACGCCGACGCCGGCGCCCGCTTCGTGGCCCTGGTCAACCAACTCAACGAAGAAGGCCGCTTCGACGAAAGCTTCGTAGACACCACCTGCGAACCCCCGCGCGTCTTCACCTACGGCGGCATGGTCGCCCACGTCCTGACCTTCGCAGCCCACCGCAGATCCCTCCTGGTCGGAGCCTTCCACACAGCCAACATCACCGACCTCTCCTTCGGCGACCCCATGCACTTCGTAGCCGAAGGCAACTAATCATTCGAGCCGTGGGTCAGGCGGCTAGGGGATGGTGGCGGATGTGGAGGTCCTCGGCGATGCGGGCGACGACGGTGTGGGGGATGTTCAGGAGGTCGTAGGCGGTGAAGACGCGGACCAGCCAGCCGCCCGCGGTGTCGGTGATCACGTAGCCGATCTGAGGTTCGGGGAGGCCGCCGAAGACGATCAGCAGGCGGAGCAAGGATTCCATCGGGGAGTCCACGCCGCCGCGCACGAGCCCTGCGGCTTCGCGGGCGAGTCGGACGCCTCGTACGCCGATCGCCGCGGCCCCCGCCTCGACCAGGTGGTGCGGCTCGACGTCGGTACGCCGTACCAGAGAGTCTCCCGCCGCGACGAGCTTGGTGAGATCGCAGGACGGCGCCAGGTCGAGGAAGGTGTCGCGCTGGACCGTCACGTGTACGACGTCGTCGGCACGGTCGTTGGCGGTCCATAGGCTCAATGCGGTCTCGTGGCTCACCACCGCACCAGGCGTCAACAGGAGCGCGGCCTCGGCCTGCAACCGGGGCGTGACGGCAACCTTCCCGTCGACGTACACCGGCCCCAGCACCTGCGGTACCGCGTGCCGCGCAGCACGCCTCGCGAGATCCCGGACGCCTGGGCGTCCGCCACCGTGAACAACACTCCACCATTGTCCCGATTTCCCGACCCCACGACGTCCGTTATCCACAGCCCCGGCCAATCGTGGCGAATGGCTCTGGACCCATTCATCGAGTCGTGGATCGTGGCTGGTTCGCACAGCCCATCTTCACGACTCGGTGGGTGGGGGAGTTTTAGTTCTTGGGGTCGTGGAGGTTGGGGCGTTGGGTGGGGGTTTTGATCTGGACGTTGATGGTGGGGAGTTGGGTGGGGGCGGTCAGTTTGCCTGAGGAGACTGGGATGTTGAGTTTGCTGCCGGCCAGGTCGATGTCGATGGAGGCGCCGGTGTTGTTGGGGGCGGTCCATTCGGTGTCGGACAGGGTGATGGCCAGTCCGACGATGCGGCCCTTGGGGATGATCTGGTCCTGGGCGCGGAGGGGGACGTTGACGGTGGTCCACTGGCCGGGCTTGAGCGGGGTCGGCTTCGAGAGCGACTTGCTGTGGGCGGCGTCGATCCAGCCGCGGCTGACGATGCCGTGATCGCTCTGGGTGGTGACCTTGTCGACGGTGTAGTAGCAGCTGTCGTCGTAGTCGGTGCTCGAGCCTTCACAGGTGCTTTCGTCGGTACGGCGGACGCCGGAGTACCGCGCGGCTTCGCCGTACTCGACGAGCCTGGCGGTGATCGGTGTCGTCGCCGAGTCGGACTTCAGGCGGAGCGTGACCGACGGCGTGCCGCTGATCCGCAGCGGTGCGGTGAGCGGTGCGGACAAGAACATCTGCCGCCCCGCGATCACCTCCGACGGGTCCGCGACGATGTCGTCCTCGGTCAGGTCGGGATCGTCGGTGACCATCACCGAACCCTTGCCGGCGGCCCCTAGTCTGCCGGCCGAGAGCGGCACCGACACCGGGCGGTTCACGGCCGGCCAGGTCTTGTAGTCTCGCCACACGTCGGGCGTCGTCTCGACCGAGACCATCGGCTCCTTCATGACGCCGTTCTGCAGGCCCTGCAGCCAGTAGTCGAACCACTTGTGCAGTTCGTCCACCCACTCGTCGCGCCGGAACTCGAACGGATCCACGTGGTCCTCGAGACCGAGCCACAGCTTGCGCGGCACGTTGTTCCGCGACAGCGCCGACCACCACTGCGAGAAGTGGTTGGTCTGCACGTTGTAGTCGCTGAGCCCGTGCGTCATGAAGACCGACGCCTTCACCTTCGAGGCGTTCTTCGTGTAGTCGCGCTCGGCCCAGAACGACGTGTAGTCGCCGGTCTCGTCGTCGTCGTTGTCGCCGAGCTCGCCGCGGACCTCGTCGCAGGCCGCGCTGTCGTGACCGACGTACCCGCCGAGCCAGGGCATGTAGTCGTCCGAGTACGGTACGCCGCCGGACCGGGTGTAGTCGTACCACGACGAGATCGCCGAGATCGGCACGATCGTCTTCAGGCCCTTCACCCCGGTCGCCGCGACACCGTTCGCGAGCGTCCCGTCGTACGACTTGCCGATCATCCCGACCGCGCCGGTCGTCCAGGACGCCTTCACCAGTTGGCCGCCGGCGGTGTGCGCGGTGTTGCGGCCGTTCAGCCAGTCGATCACGTCGACGACGGACTGGATCTCGTCCCGGCCGCCGACGTCGCCGCAGCCGGTGGAGCGGCCGGTGCCGACGATGTCCACGCCGACCATCGCGTAGCCGCGGGGGACGAAGTAGTTGTCGTAGTACAACGGCATCTTCCGGATCACGCCGTCGCCGTCGTACGTCTTCTTCTCGCTCTCGTTGCCGCGTCCGCAGCAGGAGTAGTACGGCGAGGCGTCCATGATGACCGGGATCTTCCTGCCGGTGAGGGCAGTCTCGCTCGGCCGGACGATGTCGACCGCGATCACGTCGTCCTGGCCGTCGCTGTCGGTGTCCATCGTGGTGTCGACGTACACCGACTCGCGGATCGCGTTCGCGTAGTCGTAGACCGGCTGCGTGCTCTTGGTGCGCGTGTCGACGTGCTGCGGCACACTGGCAGCAGCCGGGGTCGGCGTACCGGGCCCGTCCGGGATCTGAGCAGCCATGGCCGGACCGGTGAGGGTGGTGAGGCTGAGCACGGCGGACGAGACCAGGATCGTCACCCTGGCGTGGACGGTCCTCATGGCTGGGAAGGCTAGTCACTCCCGCGCCGCAAAGCCAGGTTCTGACCGGATTGGCAGCGACCTGCCCGATACTCAGCGTGAGAACGGGTGATTCGGTAGGGTGACCGCCACCGCCCCCGGGGGGACGCACGAAAGGGTAGGCCAGTGAATCTGCGAGCACCGGTGACATTGCTGGACGTGGCGCAGCGTGCGGGTGTGTCGGTCGCGACCGCCTCCCGCGTGCTGAACGGCGGGGATCGAGTGCCCCGTCCAGAGCTGCAGGAACGGGTCAAGGCCGCCGCCGACGAGCTCGGCTACACGCCGAACGCGCAGGCGCAGGCGTTGGCCAAGTCGTCGACGAACCTGGTCGGCATCCTGGTCCACGACATCGAGGACCCGTACTTCGCCGCGATCGCGAACGGCGTGATGCGCGCCGCGGACGAGCGCAACCTGCTGGTGATGATGGCCAGCACGTTCCGGGACTCGGACCGCGAGATCGCCTACCTGTCGTCGTTGCGCGCGCAACGAGCCCGGGCCGCGGTGATGATCGGCAGCCGGCGGACCGACAGCGAGAGCCTGGCGCGGACGGCGACCGAGGTGGAGACGTTCCTCAACTCCGGCGCGGGTCTCGCCCTGGTCAGTCAGTCCGGGATGCCGGCGCACACCGTTGAACCGGACAACCGTTCGGGGTCGGCGGATCTGGCCCGCGAACTCGTCGGGCTCGGCTGGCGGAAGTTCGCCGTACTGGGTGGGCCGGAGAGCCTGGCGACCGCACGGGACCGGCGGGCCGGGTTCGTCGCGGGCCTGGCCGAGGCAGGGCTGCAGCCGGTGGCGGTCGAGTCCGGTGACTTCACGCGCGACGGTGGGTACGCCGCCGCGGAGCAGCTGCTCGACCGCAAGGCCGATGTGGACTGTCTGTTCGCGGTGAACGACGTGATGGCGGTCGGCGCGATGTCGGCGTTGCGGGCGCGCGGTGTCGACGTACCGGGCCGGCTCGGTGTCGCCGGGTTCGACGACATCGCGACGCTGCGGGACGTGTGGCCGGGGCTGACGACCGTACGGCTGCCGCTGGAGCAGATGGGCCGCCGTGCGCTGGAGCTCGCCATCGAGGGCGGCGACGCGACGACCGAGACGTTCAAGGCGGAAGTAGTACTGCGGGAGAGCACCGCACGGGGCTGAAATATGCTCGCCGGGTGACCGTCTCCGAGATCTTCGACCCGTCGGCCTGGAAGCAGGTGGACGGCTTCGAGCTGACCGACATCACGTACCACCGCGCGGTCGACGCCGGTGTGGTGCGGATCGCCTTCAACCGGCCCGAGGTGCGCAACGCGTTCCGGCCGCAGACCGTCGACGAGCTGTACCGCGTGCTGGACCACGCCCGGATGTCCACCGACGTCGGCTGCGTGCTGCTCACCGGCAACGGCCCGTCGCCGAAGGACGGCGGCTGGGCGTTCTGCTCGGGCGGCGACCAGCGGATCCGCGGCAAGGACGGCTACAAGTACGCCGAGGGTACGACGGCCGACTCCATCGACCCGGCGCGCGCGGGCCGGCTGCACATCCTCGAGGTACAACGGCTGATCCGCTTCATGTCGAAGGTCGTGATCTGCGTCGTTCCCGGCTGGGCCGCGGGTGGCGGGCACAGCCTGCACGTGGTCGCGGACCTCACGCTGGCGTCCGCGGAGCACGCGAAGTTCAAGCAGACGGACGCGGACGTGGCGTCGTTCGACGGCGGGTTCGGCTCGGCGTACCTGGCGCGGCAGGTCGGGCAGAAGTTCGCCCGCGAGATCTTCTTCCTCGGCGACGAGTACTCCGCCGAGGACGCGTACCGGATGGGCATGGTCAACAAGGTCGTGCCGCACGCCGAGCTCGAAGCGGTGGCGCTGGCGTGGGGCAAGAAGATCTGCGCGAAGTCGCCGACCGCCCAGCGGATGCTGAAGTACGCGTTCAACCTGATCGACGACGGGCTCGTCGGGCAGCAGTTGTTCGCCGGTGAGGCGACCCGCCTCGCCTACGGCACCGACGAGGCGGCCGAGGGCCGCGACGCGTTTCTCGAGAAGCGCGATCCCGACTGGTCGCCGTACCCCTACGCCTTCTAACACCGTTGGGTGGTTAGTTAGCAGAAAAATATGCGCGAACTGATGACAGTTCGCGGTAAACGACTTACCGTCGGGCGTTATGAACAATCTCTCCCGCCGTGGGTTGCTTGCTGGTGCCGGTGCTGTCGTCGTTGCCGGAGCTGTGGGTGCGCCCGCCTCCGCCAATCCGTTCACCCTGACTCCCACGCGGCGTTTCGCGCTCGACGGGCCGGGCGGCGAGGTGTTCCGCAGCAAGCCGCTGGCCGACGTGACGGTCATGCAGTCGATCGCCTTCGACAGCGCGAACCAGCGGCTCTTCACCGGGCAGCTGCGGGCCGGATCGCCTGCCAGCAGTGGTGATCTCACGCTGACGCAGCTCACGCTCGCCGGCGACGTCGTCGGGCACATGTACCTGAGCGGGTTCGGCCACGCGGTCTCGATCGGGGCGGAGACCGTCGGGCGTACGACGTACCTCTGGACCGAGACCGACGTCGACACGGCGAACGCGCGCGGCCGGCAGATCGCCCGCTTCCGTTGGCAGGACGGCGCGACGCTGACGAAGGACTCCCCGGGGCTCCGCAGCTGGAAGCCGGTCGCGGACGGCGCCGTGTTCACGCCGTCCGTGGATCAGCGGCACGGCCGGATCGGGATCCGGCACACGCTGGCGGACGGGTTCCACATCAACGTGTACTCGCTGGCCGCGGCGCGCGCCGGGGACTTCTCGCGGGTGCTCGCGACGTTCAAACAGCCCGCGATGACAGCGGGCATCGACTTCCAGGGCTGGGCGCTGTACGGCTCGTACGTCTACCTGTGGGAAGGCGAGGCGTACGCCGGTACGCCTGATCCCGCGGTGGCGACGTCGTGGCTCTGGACGTACGACATCACCAAGGGCGAGGTCGTCGAGTCCGTGAAGATCGTGGACGGCGCCGACCTGGTCTACCGCGAGGCCGAGGGCGTCGGGGTGTACGTCGATCGCTTCGGCTGCCCGCGACTCTGCTTCGGCTTCGCCTCCGGCGTGACGGGCGACCGTCGCGCAAACCTGTTCTATCGCAGCAGATTGGTCTAATGCCCATGGACAATTTGTCCCGTCGTGGGTTGCTGACAGGTGCCGGCGCATTAGTTGCCGCAGGCACCCTCGGCGTACCCGCGGCCACCGCCCGGACCCTGTCCCTCCCGACCTCCAAGCGCTTCAAGATGAGCGCGACGACCAACGAGTTCTTCCGCAGCAAGCCGTTGTGGGGACCGACGGTCATGCAGTCGTTCGCCTTCGACACCCCGAACAACCGCCTCTTCACCGGCCAGTTGCGGTCCGGTACGCCGGCCAACAGCGGTGACCTCACCCTCAGCCAACTCAACTTCTCCGGCACTGTGCTCGGTCACATGTACCTGACCGGGTTCGGCCATGCGGTCTCGATCGGCGCCGAGGCCGTCGGGAGTACGACGTACATCTGGACCGAGACCGATGTCGACACGGCCAACGGGCGCGGGCGGCAGATCGCCCGGTTCCCGTGGCAGAACGGCGCGACGCTGACGTCTTCGTCGGTGACGAAGTGGAAACCGGTGTCGAGCGGCAGTGTCTTCACACCGGCTGTGGATCAACGCTTCAACCAGCTCGGCGTACGTCACTCGTTGTCGGGCGGCATGCACATCAACGTCTACTCGCTGGCGGCCGCCCGCAGCGGTGATTTCTCGACGGTGCTGGCGTCCTTCAAACAGCCGGCGCTGACGGCCGGCATCGACTTCCAGGGCTGGGCTTTGTACGGCGCGTACGCGTACTTCTGGGAAGGCGAGGCCTACCCAGGCGAGCCCGACGAAACCAAGGCAACGTCCAAACTCTGGTGCTACGACATCAACGCCGGCCAGTTGGTCGACTCCTTCCTGACCCTGGCCGGCAAAAGCCTCACCTACCGGGAACCAGAAGGCATGGCCGTCTACGGCTCCACCGACGCCACGGCCCGCCTGTACTTCGGCTTCGCATCAGGAGTAGTCGGCGACCGCCGAGCCAACCTCTTCTACCGCAACACCCTCGTCTGAGTTACTGGGCGACGCCGTAGAGGCGATCGCCGGCGTCGCCCAGGCCGGGGACGATGTAGCCCTTTTCGTTCAGGTGGGAGTCCATACCGGCGATGACGAGGTTGCACGGTACGTCGAGGTGGGTGAGTTCGTTCTCGACGCGCTTGACGCCCTCGGGGGCGGCGAGCAGGCAGATCGCGGTGATGTGGTCGGCGCCGCGGTCGACCAGGAACTGGATCGCCGCCGCGAGCGTGCCGCCGGTGGCGAGCATCGGGTCGAGGACGTAGCACTGGCGTCCGGACAGGTCCTCCGGGAGGCGTTCGGCGTACGTCGACGCGGTCAGGGTCTCCTCGTTGCGGACCATGCCGAGGAACCCGACCTCCGCGGTCGGGAGCAGCCGGGTCATGCCGTCGAGCATGCCGAGACCGGCGCGCAGGATCGGGACGACGAGCGGCTTCGGCGCGGCGAGCTTCACGCCCTGCGCTTCCGCGACAGGGGTCTGCACGGTGACCGGACCGGTCCGCACGTCCCGGGTCGCCTCGTAGGCGAGCAGCGTGACGAGCTCGTCGGTCAGCCGCCGGAACGTGGGTGAGTCCGTGTGCTCGTCGCGCAGCGCGGTGAGCTTGTGGGCGACGAGCGGGTGGTCCACGACGAGGATCTGCATAAGGCCGAACGGTACCGTCGGCGATTCGCGGCGGGAAAGCGCGCTCGCTGTCAGACTTGAAACTGCATTGGATTCGCCCTGTTCGCCCACCAGGGAGTAGTTCGATGACCGAGAAGACGCCCGAGCAGCTCGAACGGCTGCGGCGCCGTGCCGCCTTTCTGCGCGAGCTCGACGAAGCGCGCGCCCTCCGCGACCGGATCGCGCCCCGGCGGGCCCGCGTCCGGCAGTTGCGCGAGGCGATGCGCAGAGCGACCTACCATCACTGACCGTTGACCGGTGTTGGCGGATCTGATATCGGCTTGAGATCGCCGGGACGCCGCCGGTCTGGGACGATGATGCGGTGTCTGATGCCACGGTTACCGACCTGGACTTCGCGGTCGCTGCGTACACCGAGGACGGGAACTGGACCGTCACGCCGCTGGTACTGCGCGGTGAGCCCGATCTGTCCACGCTGGTGTCCGCGCTCCTCAGGTATCCCGGTGAGGCCGGGGTGCTCGGCATGGTGTCGGTCGACGAGGACTTCTTCGTCCTGGTCCGGGTGCTGGGCGGTCGCGCTCGGCTGCTGATCTCCGATGTGACCGCCGCGACCGAGTGGCCCCTGGCCCGGCAGGTCGTGGACGAGCTCGACATCCCGCTGGCCGATGACGACGACGAGCAGGTGCCGGCCGGCGACCTGGCGATCATCGCCGACCTCGGGATGGCCGCGATGGACCTCGGTGCACTGTGCGACGACGTCGACCTCTACCCCGAGGAGATGCTCGAGGAGATCGCCGACACGCTTGGCTTCGGCAACCAGTTCCACGACGCGATCGAAGCCGTTGGCTAGCCCGATCCTGCGGCAGGCGTGGTCGCGGTTGATGACGCTGGCCCTCGAGGAGGCCGAGCGGGCGTTGCCCGACGTACCGATCGGGGCTCTCGTGGTGGACGAGGGCGGGGAGATCATCGGGCGCGGTCACAACGAGCGTGAGGCGACCGGTGATCCGACCGCGCACGCCGAGGTGCTCGCGATCCGCGACGCGGCCCGGCACGTCGGCGAGTGGCGG
This Kribbella sp. NBC_00482 DNA region includes the following protein-coding sequences:
- a CDS encoding adenylate/guanylate cyclase domain-containing protein, coding for MATEPRAPDLAGLTREFEQTLLGGERKFTRIQVSERAGISNERAERMWHALGFATVPDDEVAFTDDDVEALRLVAALEDDGFIQPEMESSLARKLGQTQSRLASWQSAMFLEFLGASKLSADESIEVAGLLLPAMERLQTYVWRRHLAAAAGRAVAGSDELARGVRAVGFADIVSYTRLTRRLTESELGELIEKFEGTAADVVALNGGRVIKSMGDEVLFVADTAAQGAAVALALQDAVNADEDLPELRIGLAYGTILIRLGDVYGEVVNLAARLTTECKPGRVLADRELAAALDGHTSYAIHRLRRVAVRGYRHLVPYAIQRAD
- a CDS encoding GNAT family N-acetyltransferase, which gives rise to MREIKTPAELELVSAGDPMIGWAAQGFAAGVRAWCAGSAVAVASPDVSKHDRLAVIGPVDDAVRLTADVLAEVGPTYRPFGDEALIRELAERVPGVRFSASFGWMDADTLPDLTTTAAWLDDDSGLEALLIEASPSSYAWPGQSGVRRWAAVTGSDGELLSIAADAWSAPEVGFLAGVATHPVARGKGLSRQVCGFVTAELVKRHGRVGLMVDGDNAPAIKVYERLGYTYRRVAAASVRS
- a CDS encoding HAAS signaling domain-containing protein; the protein is MNSTLTGAVAIYLTQVRAELSDLPPGELEDVLQDVTDHLTEVAGEFDAEPTLSDLQVRLGTPRQYADELRTAAGYPARTEPVSQDYLASGWKALRWGLIAGTVGPFFVAISIFAWSHDETAFFGLLGLGVLFVAAFLGVRALHGNDPRIVLDTPRGAQWATAVRGWIDQVPPNARHELVTIGQPVWWVARGMIGAGGFFALFGAASVTVVGAIAGAAVSIWIGRRTQKDRRWLWYVVPLNVVAAVAVPAFLAAAYVGASFGFLDNYNDYRGSSGSYEPPTNGVVVNGSTVSNIYPFDAQGKQVAVRLYDQDGKPISMELQDCATNYGQEARDTTSNLFPQAVIVPDENGDIGPDNCKDTTKAPFVPPPAPATRTTSPTPSAGPTASSTPSVVPTTAKPTGTPGATVTAKPTR
- a CDS encoding PadR family transcriptional regulator → MDTSQLLKGVLDLAVLAVLRDADGYGYDVLRRLRAAGLEDVADASVYGTLRRLFQAGALTSYVQPSEEGPHRKYYGLNKTGHELLARSTKTWNHFADTMSVLLEEEAA
- a CDS encoding helix-turn-helix domain-containing protein produces the protein MADVFEEFVAVVAAGLHGPDGPVNGAGLAGRVHLSRFHFDRVIGAVAGESPFAFRRRVLLERAAYRLLAEPVAVLEVAIEAGYGSHEAFTRAFARAYGMSPREWRREASRVFFLAAPSGVHFQPPAGLRLPARRKVRGMDVLVRMVEHHVWLTGEMIERGARLDAATLDRPIELSVEGIDDDISIRYLLDRLVWQEEMWLASVEDRPFQVPECGRQVVTPIPELRTRHADAGARFVALVNQLNEEGRFDESFVDTTCEPPRVFTYGGMVAHVLTFAAHRRSLLVGAFHTANITDLSFGDPMHFVAEGN
- a CDS encoding Xaa-Pro dipeptidyl-peptidase, which codes for MRTVHARVTILVSSAVLSLTTLTGPAMAAQIPDGPGTPTPAAASVPQHVDTRTKSTQPVYDYANAIRESVYVDTTMDTDSDGQDDVIAVDIVRPSETALTGRKIPVIMDASPYYSCCGRGNESEKKTYDGDGVIRKMPLYYDNYFVPRGYAMVGVDIVGTGRSTGCGDVGGRDEIQSVVDVIDWLNGRNTAHTAGGQLVKASWTTGAVGMIGKSYDGTLANGVAATGVKGLKTIVPISAISSWYDYTRSGGVPYSDDYMPWLGGYVGHDSAACDEVRGELGDNDDDETGDYTSFWAERDYTKNASKVKASVFMTHGLSDYNVQTNHFSQWWSALSRNNVPRKLWLGLEDHVDPFEFRRDEWVDELHKWFDYWLQGLQNGVMKEPMVSVETTPDVWRDYKTWPAVNRPVSVPLSAGRLGAAGKGSVMVTDDPDLTEDDIVADPSEVIAGRQMFLSAPLTAPLRISGTPSVTLRLKSDSATTPITARLVEYGEAARYSGVRRTDESTCEGSSTDYDDSCYYTVDKVTTQSDHGIVSRGWIDAAHSKSLSKPTPLKPGQWTTVNVPLRAQDQIIPKGRIVGLAITLSDTEWTAPNNTGASIDIDLAGSKLNIPVSSGKLTAPTQLPTINVQIKTPTQRPNLHDPKN